In Actinomyces sp. zg-332, the following proteins share a genomic window:
- a CDS encoding DUF4244 domain-containing protein, whose protein sequence is MYSNNFLKSIRKYKNKVVEKINILKNINFHDESGSATAEYAIIALCAVAFAGTLLSVIKGGGVQDMLLSIITKALEIV, encoded by the coding sequence ATGTATAGTAACAACTTTTTAAAATCCATAAGGAAATATAAAAATAAAGTAGTGGAAAAAATAAATATTCTAAAAAATATAAATTTTCACGATGAATCAGGATCTGCGACGGCAGAATACGCAATTATAGCACTGTGTGCTGTGGCTTTCGCAGGCACACTTTTATCTGTAATTAAAGGGGGTGGAGTTCAAGATATGCTACTGTCAATTATCACTAAAGCATTAGAAATAGTGTGA
- a CDS encoding NAD(P)-dependent alcohol dehydrogenase codes for MSITVKALMKDGPHEKFYVGDLQRRDLREDDVYIDIKAAGICHSDIHTIRNEWGEAHFPLTVGHEIAGVVTQVGSKVTRFKVGDRVGVGCLVYGCGSCEFCESGREQFCNVSRVGTYDSVDIDGTITQGGYSQGIVVNERSVLRLPDNMSFEDAAPLLCAGITTYSPLSNWNIKPGDKVAVMGLGGLGHMAVQIAAAMGAEVTVLSRSLRKAELAEKLGAKRTLSTTEEGFFDKYKNEFDFILNTVSANIDLDAYLRLLRVEGVMCVVALPSESQKISFGSIIGGNRIIAGSNIGGIPQTQEMLDFCAKHNLKAMIEKIDVDYVDEAYERVVSGDVMFRFVIDTSTFEK; via the coding sequence ATGAGTATTACAGTTAAAGCTTTGATGAAAGATGGCCCACATGAAAAGTTTTATGTAGGTGATTTGCAGCGTCGTGATCTTCGTGAAGATGATGTTTATATTGATATTAAAGCTGCTGGCATTTGTCATAGCGATATTCACACTATTAGAAACGAATGGGGAGAAGCACATTTTCCTTTGACAGTTGGACATGAAATTGCTGGTGTAGTAACACAAGTAGGTTCTAAAGTTACTCGTTTCAAAGTTGGCGATCGTGTAGGTGTAGGTTGCTTAGTATACGGTTGTGGCAGCTGTGAATTCTGTGAAAGTGGACGTGAGCAGTTCTGTAATGTAAGCCGTGTTGGAACTTACGATTCTGTTGATATTGATGGAACTATTACTCAAGGTGGATATTCACAGGGTATCGTAGTGAACGAGCGTTCAGTTTTGCGTTTGCCTGACAATATGTCTTTTGAAGATGCTGCACCTTTGCTATGTGCAGGTATCACGACTTACTCTCCACTTTCTAACTGGAATATAAAGCCAGGGGATAAAGTTGCTGTTATGGGCTTGGGTGGTCTAGGTCATATGGCTGTGCAAATAGCTGCAGCAATGGGTGCAGAAGTTACTGTTTTGTCACGTTCACTAAGAAAAGCTGAATTGGCTGAAAAACTTGGAGCAAAACGTACACTATCAACTACTGAAGAAGGCTTTTTCGATAAGTACAAGAATGAGTTCGATTTCATTTTGAATACTGTTAGTGCAAATATTGATTTAGATGCGTATTTGCGTCTTCTACGTGTAGAAGGTGTTATGTGTGTTGTTGCTTTGCCTAGTGAATCACAGAAAATTAGTTTCGGTTCCATTATTGGTGGTAACAGAATTATTGCTGGTTCTAATATCGGTGGTATTCCTCAGACACAAGAGATGCTAGATTTTTGTGCTAAGCATAACTTAAAAGCTATGATCGAAAAAATAGATGTAGATTATGTTGATGAAGCTTATGAGCGTGTAGTTAGTGGGGATGTAATGTTCCGTTTCGTAATTGATACATCAACTTTTGAAAAGTAA
- a CDS encoding metallophosphoesterase has product MTSASNNGSKVTKTLGKVLGTGVIAGLSCLAWSFYETRHPKIRYYDLKILPKESEAVNILHISDLHFRGKKSRWLARWLNNIDLFDVDLVLSTGDNLGAEKVNDEVLSALSRFLKLPGAFVFGSNDYYAPKKKNPLKYFFIKSPVEKVENEKNILLDSKGLADSFVEAGWINLNNASGTLSIPQGKIELIGIDDPHIGRGMFSEEYPDFEEDSNDDKPIVRIGLAHAPYLNVLSEFERLECNLSCFGHTHGGQLCVPLFGALVSNCDLPPVYASGVFSLKEIFSYVTGVTGKNISEVVSNNVKSVNDLKGYASISAGLGTSPMIPLRFSCAPEVSIIRLLPSR; this is encoded by the coding sequence ATGACTAGTGCCAGTAACAATGGTTCAAAAGTAACTAAAACTTTGGGTAAAGTATTAGGAACTGGAGTTATAGCTGGTTTATCTTGTCTTGCGTGGTCTTTTTACGAAACACGACATCCAAAAATAAGATACTATGATCTTAAAATATTGCCTAAAGAATCAGAAGCAGTAAACATACTGCATATCTCAGATTTACATTTTCGAGGTAAAAAATCTCGATGGCTTGCTAGGTGGCTGAATAATATAGATTTATTCGATGTAGATTTGGTTTTATCTACTGGAGATAACTTAGGTGCAGAAAAAGTTAATGATGAGGTTCTTTCTGCTTTGTCCCGTTTCCTAAAACTACCAGGAGCATTTGTATTTGGTTCTAATGATTATTATGCTCCTAAGAAAAAAAATCCTTTGAAATATTTCTTTATAAAAAGCCCTGTTGAAAAAGTGGAAAATGAAAAAAATATTTTGCTAGATTCTAAAGGATTAGCAGACTCCTTTGTGGAAGCTGGATGGATTAATTTGAATAATGCTAGTGGAACATTATCTATACCTCAAGGAAAGATTGAGCTTATAGGAATAGATGATCCTCACATAGGTAGAGGAATGTTTAGCGAAGAATATCCAGATTTCGAGGAAGATTCCAATGATGATAAGCCTATTGTTCGCATAGGTTTAGCGCACGCTCCGTACTTGAATGTGTTATCTGAATTTGAGCGTTTAGAGTGTAACTTGTCATGTTTTGGTCACACTCATGGAGGACAGCTATGCGTTCCATTATTTGGAGCTCTGGTATCTAATTGTGATTTACCTCCTGTATATGCTAGTGGAGTATTTTCTTTGAAAGAAATTTTCAGTTATGTAACTGGTGTTACTGGGAAGAATATTTCTGAAGTAGTTTCTAATAATGTTAAGTCTGTAAATGATTTAAAGGGATATGCTAGTATAAGTGCTGGTTTAGGAACATCTCCTATGATTCCATTGCGTTTTTCATGTGCACCAGAAGTGTCCATTATTCGTTTATTACCCTCTAGATAG
- a CDS encoding transglycosylase domain-containing protein, with the protein MSEQKSTIWMKFVTTSVLLGLSFLVLIFPLLATMGIGVKLGSEVFEDLPSELETLPPSQQSVILAADGSTIATFYAQNRIVIPISKMSKHIQDAIVAIEDKRFYEHKGVDIEGMGRAFVRNLLGQSLEGASTLTQQYVKNALLDTAIQKGDERAAKKAVEPTISRKLREAKYAVALEKKLKKKEILQGYLNIASFGAKVYGVEAASQYYFGHSAEKLTLDESTLLAGITQSPVTLDPVVNPENAKARQITVASVMLQQKKITHEDYDRIKNTPVKDLLNIHDNQQGCATAGNSAYFCSYVVNEVEKLKELGKTEGERRKLLLRGGLTIKTTLDPKKQEEAFESMRKVVPVNDKSNVKVSVTSVEPGTGKILAMTQNTVWGSPTEENPTATEVSFAADQSHGGGYGKQTGSTFKVFSLAEWFNNGFGGYDKVGGKYSYPASAWNIPCAPGSAANYSFKDFNGRANGATSVVEGTKQSLNSVYMAMAQKMNLCNITDLAGKMGVKHGNNKPISTNPSAILGSNEVPPLYMTNAFASFAARGKYCKPKAIVEVIKHDGEKVRLSDQSCKQVIDENVIDKANVVLNKTWANYSAPLAGRQAAAKTGSTDNNTNLWFIGYTPNLATGIWIGHSEGDVPLINVTIGGRFYPVVYGETLGARIWSGYMNQIVKDLPNTGFVSADIGKTNSDDDKDDEDKDEEKKDEEKKNDFSDLPPPPPGYEYVYVDE; encoded by the coding sequence ATGAGTGAACAGAAAAGTACGATATGGATGAAGTTTGTTACTACATCTGTATTGTTAGGGTTATCATTCCTAGTGCTAATTTTTCCTTTATTAGCCACAATGGGAATTGGAGTAAAATTAGGTAGCGAAGTATTTGAAGATCTACCATCCGAATTAGAAACTCTGCCTCCAAGTCAACAATCGGTTATATTGGCTGCAGATGGAAGTACAATTGCGACTTTTTATGCTCAAAATAGAATTGTTATTCCTATAAGTAAAATGTCAAAACACATTCAAGATGCAATAGTGGCTATTGAAGATAAAAGATTCTATGAACACAAAGGTGTGGATATAGAAGGAATGGGTCGAGCTTTTGTAAGAAACTTGTTAGGACAGTCATTAGAAGGTGCATCAACGCTTACTCAACAGTATGTGAAAAATGCTTTGTTAGATACTGCTATACAAAAGGGTGATGAGAGAGCGGCTAAAAAAGCTGTAGAACCAACAATTTCACGAAAGTTGAGAGAAGCTAAATATGCGGTAGCTTTGGAAAAGAAACTGAAGAAAAAAGAAATTCTTCAAGGCTATCTAAATATAGCTTCATTCGGTGCTAAAGTTTACGGTGTAGAGGCTGCGAGTCAATACTATTTCGGACATTCAGCTGAAAAGTTGACTTTGGACGAAAGCACTCTATTGGCTGGTATAACGCAATCTCCAGTTACTCTTGACCCTGTCGTAAATCCTGAGAATGCTAAAGCTAGACAAATAACAGTGGCAAGCGTCATGTTGCAGCAGAAGAAAATAACTCATGAAGACTATGACCGCATAAAAAATACCCCAGTTAAAGATTTGCTAAACATACATGATAACCAGCAAGGTTGTGCGACTGCTGGAAATTCGGCATATTTCTGTTCTTACGTTGTGAACGAAGTTGAAAAGCTTAAGGAGCTGGGTAAAACTGAAGGTGAACGCCGTAAATTGTTGTTACGCGGTGGTTTGACTATCAAAACTACGCTAGATCCTAAGAAACAGGAAGAAGCATTCGAGTCAATGAGAAAAGTCGTGCCAGTTAACGACAAATCCAATGTAAAAGTTTCAGTTACATCAGTAGAGCCTGGCACTGGAAAAATATTAGCTATGACTCAAAATACTGTTTGGGGTAGTCCGACTGAAGAAAACCCTACTGCTACGGAGGTTTCCTTCGCTGCTGACCAGTCACACGGAGGTGGATATGGAAAGCAAACTGGTTCTACTTTCAAGGTGTTTAGTTTAGCTGAGTGGTTTAATAATGGCTTCGGTGGATATGACAAAGTAGGTGGAAAATACTCATATCCTGCTAGTGCTTGGAATATTCCTTGTGCACCAGGAAGTGCTGCTAACTACTCGTTTAAAGACTTTAATGGTAGAGCAAATGGTGCCACAAGCGTGGTTGAAGGTACAAAGCAATCTTTGAACTCTGTGTATATGGCTATGGCTCAGAAAATGAACTTATGTAATATTACAGATTTAGCTGGAAAAATGGGTGTAAAACATGGAAATAATAAGCCTATAAGCACAAACCCTTCAGCAATTTTAGGTTCCAACGAAGTTCCTCCACTTTATATGACAAATGCTTTTGCATCTTTTGCTGCTAGAGGTAAGTATTGCAAGCCAAAAGCTATTGTTGAGGTCATTAAACACGATGGTGAAAAAGTTCGTTTATCTGATCAATCGTGTAAGCAAGTTATCGATGAAAATGTAATTGATAAAGCTAATGTTGTTTTGAATAAGACATGGGCGAACTACTCTGCTCCTTTAGCTGGTCGTCAAGCTGCTGCTAAAACAGGTAGTACGGATAATAACACTAATCTTTGGTTTATTGGATATACACCTAATCTGGCTACTGGTATTTGGATAGGTCACTCTGAAGGGGATGTTCCTCTAATAAACGTTACTATTGGTGGAAGATTCTATCCTGTTGTCTATGGTGAGACCCTAGGCGCTAGGATATGGAGCGGATATATGAACCAAATTGTGAAAGATTTGCCAAATACGGGATTTGTATCTGCAGATATCGGTAAAACTAACAGTGATGATGATAAGGATGATGAGGATAAGGACGAGGAAAAGAAAGACGAAGAGAAGAAGAATGATTTCTCGGATCTTCCTCCTCCACCTCCAGGTTATGAATACGTGTATGTGGACGAGTAA
- a CDS encoding RidA family protein: protein MGYELPEVVAPLASYVPAVCFGRTVHTSGQLPIRNGELVFKGKVNSAVSKEEAYECAKQCALNALAAAARLVGGLDMINDVVKVTGFVNSESDFTEQPAVINGASDFFGELFGRGHARSAVGVAALPLDAPVEVEVIFSIR, encoded by the coding sequence ATGGGATATGAACTTCCTGAAGTTGTCGCCCCGTTAGCTTCCTATGTTCCCGCTGTTTGTTTTGGTCGTACTGTTCATACTTCTGGACAGTTGCCAATACGTAATGGTGAATTAGTTTTCAAAGGTAAGGTTAATTCAGCTGTTTCAAAGGAAGAAGCATACGAATGCGCTAAGCAATGTGCGTTAAATGCACTGGCAGCTGCTGCTCGTTTGGTTGGCGGGCTTGATATGATTAACGATGTTGTAAAAGTCACAGGTTTCGTAAATAGCGAAAGTGACTTTACTGAGCAACCTGCTGTAATTAACGGAGCCTCAGATTTCTTTGGCGAGTTGTTTGGACGAGGACATGCTCGTAGTGCTGTTGGTGTGGCTGCTTTGCCACTTGATGCACCTGTTGAAGTTGAGGTTATTTTTTCAATTAGATAG
- a CDS encoding Crp/Fnr family transcriptional regulator, producing the protein MQDKVLPKGKPLFKSGDESDDFFVILKGKLKLVSSTSDGRENLVSVIGSKEFLGEVALFDPRPHSVSAIALTSVRYCSIKYDDLRLVLDRYPRISQNMLQILANRLRKTDESLSDFVFYDVPGRVAKALLHLADSFGEQVDEKTIFVKHDLTQEELSQLVGASRETVNRALAEFVTRGWVKLGIRSVTILDEEKLRYRTR; encoded by the coding sequence ATGCAAGATAAGGTTTTACCTAAAGGAAAACCATTATTCAAATCAGGTGATGAAAGTGATGATTTTTTTGTAATCCTGAAAGGGAAGTTGAAACTTGTTTCGTCCACTTCTGATGGTAGAGAAAATCTGGTCAGTGTCATAGGGTCTAAAGAGTTTCTAGGTGAAGTTGCACTATTCGATCCAAGGCCTCATTCTGTTTCGGCTATTGCATTGACATCAGTTAGATATTGCAGCATAAAATATGATGATTTGCGATTAGTATTGGATAGGTATCCTCGTATTTCGCAAAATATGTTACAAATATTAGCTAACCGCTTACGTAAAACTGATGAAAGTTTAAGCGACTTTGTGTTCTACGACGTACCGGGAAGAGTTGCAAAAGCATTATTACATTTAGCTGATAGTTTTGGAGAACAAGTAGACGAAAAAACTATTTTCGTTAAACATGATTTAACTCAAGAAGAACTATCACAATTAGTGGGAGCTTCACGAGAAACAGTTAACAGGGCTTTAGCAGAGTTTGTTACTCGTGGGTGGGTAAAACTAGGAATTCGATCAGTTACTATATTGGATGAAGAAAAATTACGTTATCGCACAAGATAA
- a CDS encoding HAD family hydrolase translates to MKNVCVFFDLDKTILSTSSSMALRKPFVKAGITTRGKNFIGILSQLEYLLFGANDEKTEKMKERIANLSIGINIKQLEEITDKSFDKYIYPKCYSHMLDLIEIHKASHYETVLASASTEQIVKPIAKHLNMDHYLGTTLEVEEDEFTGNVKRFMYSKEKAFAAKKLAEQNNWDLENSYAYSDSITDLPLLELVGNPVVVNPDKELERIAINRNWRIIKTNEKQNLSSQINKIVYSITLATILLTGISLLKKKK, encoded by the coding sequence ATGAAGAATGTATGTGTGTTTTTTGATTTAGATAAAACGATTTTATCTACATCGTCATCTATGGCACTAAGAAAACCTTTTGTTAAGGCTGGTATAACTACTAGGGGCAAAAATTTTATTGGAATACTGTCACAACTAGAATACTTGCTTTTTGGTGCTAACGATGAAAAAACTGAAAAGATGAAGGAAAGAATAGCTAATTTATCAATTGGAATAAATATTAAACAGTTAGAGGAAATAACCGACAAATCTTTCGACAAATACATTTATCCTAAATGCTACTCACATATGCTAGATTTAATAGAAATACATAAAGCTTCACATTACGAAACTGTACTAGCTTCAGCGTCTACTGAGCAGATAGTTAAACCAATAGCTAAACATCTAAATATGGATCACTATTTAGGCACAACTCTAGAAGTAGAAGAAGATGAATTTACTGGAAATGTGAAAAGATTTATGTACAGCAAAGAAAAAGCGTTTGCTGCTAAAAAACTAGCTGAACAGAATAATTGGGATTTAGAAAACAGTTATGCATATAGTGACTCAATAACAGACTTGCCACTACTAGAACTTGTAGGTAATCCAGTCGTTGTAAATCCTGATAAAGAGCTAGAAAGAATAGCTATAAATAGAAATTGGCGAATAATAAAAACGAATGAAAAGCAAAATCTATCTTCGCAAATTAACAAAATCGTTTACTCAATTACTTTAGCTACAATTTTATTAACTGGAATCTCTTTGCTGAAAAAGAAGAAATAA
- a CDS encoding lipase family protein: MTGTTNPHITDNLNTKNNVYVVDINSVNTFKIASTALGWNNIAHLVFESINTLKLIREQIIMLSCDTNTNLFIKHNISDHILHKKYHAKTNLENLITHINIFINSIGSFKDKLSSIVDKINTVSMLYENAEENIKRNIYPRIFASDSKENFTPFSKETLLYPNSIGVIYLLRVLLKAGITIDDFSTYYNRISKTLYGNINSNGQENLWLSSSIEKISKNLYPLMKNINHSERRINSKDKENSVEHISLILATLMHSFYNIKHGYKSNISIVPTFNKELGKSFQCRIINSAYKTLGSKTNRKIQISKLKSLTPTEFYKNSIGNLTASNLVKRIGMLPSREDIGAFEIIKHENIVDGKKQNSWSILIRGTQRWDASSSNIQDQVTNFTSIAKADNDQYRAILEGMKMSGIKKYEPIELVGHSQGGIIATQIASSNQINKNYNVVSLTTFGSPTGNYDIPNKIQSMHFENLSDPVPALDGKTNPVTESRTTVYLNTNDMKITNSTHDQIMYSYAAENIENAKINSVQQWVKSRKLFMFPDKNERRTYKSYSQIFDTIRL, translated from the coding sequence ATGACAGGTACAACAAACCCTCATATTACTGACAATTTAAATACTAAAAATAATGTATATGTAGTTGATATAAATAGTGTAAATACTTTCAAGATTGCTAGCACAGCTTTAGGATGGAATAATATCGCTCACCTCGTATTTGAAAGCATAAATACTCTAAAACTAATAAGAGAACAGATTATTATGTTGTCATGTGATACGAATACAAATTTATTTATCAAACATAATATATCTGACCATATATTGCATAAGAAATATCATGCTAAAACTAATTTGGAAAACCTAATAACGCATATAAATATTTTCATCAATTCAATAGGTAGTTTTAAGGATAAACTATCATCCATAGTAGACAAAATAAATACTGTTAGTATGCTATATGAAAATGCTGAAGAAAACATTAAACGCAATATTTATCCTAGAATATTTGCTTCAGATTCTAAAGAAAATTTCACACCTTTCAGTAAAGAAACTCTCTTATACCCTAATTCTATAGGAGTAATCTATTTGTTAAGAGTTTTATTAAAAGCTGGAATTACAATAGATGATTTTTCAACATACTATAATAGAATTTCTAAAACATTATATGGAAATATAAACAGTAACGGACAAGAAAATTTATGGTTATCTAGTTCAATAGAAAAAATTTCCAAAAACCTTTATCCTCTCATGAAAAATATAAATCATAGTGAAAGACGAATAAATTCTAAAGATAAAGAAAACTCAGTTGAACATATATCGCTAATATTAGCAACTTTAATGCATAGTTTTTATAACATAAAGCATGGTTATAAAAGTAATATATCTATAGTTCCAACTTTTAATAAGGAACTAGGTAAATCATTTCAATGTCGAATAATAAATAGTGCATATAAAACACTAGGTTCAAAAACTAATAGAAAAATCCAAATTAGTAAATTAAAAAGCCTCACACCTACAGAGTTTTACAAAAACAGTATAGGAAATTTAACTGCATCAAACTTAGTTAAAAGAATAGGAATGTTACCTTCACGGGAAGATATAGGAGCATTTGAGATTATAAAACACGAAAATATCGTTGATGGTAAAAAGCAAAATAGTTGGAGCATATTAATAAGAGGTACTCAAAGATGGGATGCTTCAAGTAGTAATATTCAAGATCAAGTTACGAATTTTACTAGTATTGCAAAAGCAGATAATGACCAATATCGAGCAATCCTAGAAGGAATGAAAATGAGCGGAATTAAAAAATATGAACCAATAGAACTTGTAGGACATTCTCAAGGAGGAATCATTGCCACACAAATCGCTTCATCTAATCAAATAAACAAAAACTATAATGTCGTATCTTTAACCACATTCGGTAGTCCAACTGGTAACTACGATATACCAAATAAAATTCAAAGCATGCATTTTGAAAACTTATCTGATCCAGTACCTGCTTTAGATGGAAAGACAAATCCTGTAACTGAAAGTAGAACCACAGTTTATTTAAACACTAATGATATGAAAATCACAAATTCAACTCATGATCAAATAATGTATTCTTATGCAGCTGAAAATATTGAAAATGCAAAAATAAACAGTGTTCAGCAATGGGTGAAAAGTAGAAAACTCTTTATGTTCCCAGATAAAAATGAAAGGAGAACTTATAAATCTTACTCACAAATTTTTGATACAATACGCTTATAA